A window of Apium graveolens cultivar Ventura chromosome 8, ASM990537v1, whole genome shotgun sequence contains these coding sequences:
- the LOC141677422 gene encoding uncharacterized protein LOC141677422 produces the protein MGRVGFMKVSVLALLCLHVLVASHVVFARDVRGDEEEKFLSVGKGGGFGGGFGGGFGSGGGSGGGFGGGGGGGGGSGVGFGGGSGGGFGGGSGFGGGIGKGGGIGGGVGGGIGKGGAIGGGHGGGIGGGIGKGGGIGGGHGGGVGGGIGKGGGIGGGVGGGIGKGGGIGGGHGGGVGGGIGKGGGVGGGVGGGIGKGGGVGGGIGKGGGVGGGVGGGGGKGGGSGGGAGGAYGKGGGVGGGIGKGGGIGKGGGSGGGIGLGGGVGGGSGKGKGGGAGVGFGKGGGVGGGYGKGGGVGGGIGKGGGIGGGIGKGGGIGGGIGKGGGAGGGGGIGGGIGKGGGIGGGIGKGGGIGGGIGKGGGLGGGGGFGKGGGGFGKGGGFGGGIGKGGGIGGGGGFGKGGGIGGGIGGGAGGGFGGGFGGGGGGGGGGIGGHN, from the coding sequence ATGGGGCGTGTTGGTTTTATGAAAGTTAGTGTGTTAGCATTGCTCTGTCTTCATGTTCTTGTAGCAAGTCATGTTGTGTTTGCTAGGGATGTGAGGGGTGATGAGGAAGAAAAGTTCTTGAGTGTTGGTAAGGGAGGCGGTTTTGGTGGAGGGTTTGGAGGCGGGTTTGGTAGTGGAGGTGGTAGTGGTGGTGGATTTGGAGGTGGGGGTGGAGGAGGTGGTGGAAGTGGTGTAGGATTTGGAGGTGGAAGTGGGGGAGGTTTTGGAGGTGGAAGCGGATTTGGTGGTGGCATTGGAAAGGGTGGAGGGATTGGGGGCGGTGTAGGTGGAGGAATTGGAAAAGGTGGTGCTATTGGCGGTGGACATGGGGGCGGTATAGGTGGAGGAATTGGAAAAGGTGGTGGTATTGGCGGTGGACATGGGGGTGGTGTAGGTGGAGGAATTGGAAAAGGTGGTGGTATTGGCGGTGGTGTAGGTGGAGGAATTGGAAAAGGCGGTGGTATTGGTGGTGGACATGGGGGCGGTGTAGGTGGAGGTATCGGAAAAGGTGGTGGAGTTGGAGGAGGTGTTGGGGGTGGGATAGGTAAAGGTGGAGGAGTGGGTGGTGGAATAGGAAAAGGAGGAGGAGTTGGTGGTGGTGTAGGAGGAGGTGGTGGAAAAGGTGGCGGTAGCGGCGGAGGAGCAGGAGGTGCGTATGGAAAAGGTGGTGGTGTTGGTGGAGGAATTGGTAAGGGTGGTGGTATTGGTAAAGGTGGGGGTAGTGGAGGAGGGATTGGTTTAGGTGGTGGTGTTGGAGGAGGCAGTGGAAAAGGAAAAGGTGGAGGTGCTGGAGTAGGATTTGGTAAAGGTGGTGGTGTTGGAGGAGGATATGGCAAGGGTGGTGGTGTAGGTGGAGGCATCGGGAAAGGAGGTGGCATTGGCGGAGGAATTGGAAAAGGAGGTGGCATTGGCGGAGGGATCGGAAAAGGTGGAGGTGCTGGTGGAGGAGGTGGTATTGGAGGCGGGATTGGCAAaggtggtggcattggtggtggcataGGCAAGGGTGGAGGCATTGGAGGTGGCATAGGAAAGGGTGGAGGCCTAGGTGGTGGTGGCGGATTTGGCAAAGGTGGTGGAGGATTTGGAAAAGGTGGTGGCTTTGGAGGAGGTATAGGCAAAGGTGGCGGCATTGGTGGTGGAGGAGGTTTCGGTAAAGGTGGTGGAATTGGAGGAGGAATAGGTGGAGGTGCAGGAGGTGGTTTTGGCGGTGGATTTGGTGGTGGAGGCGGAGGCGGGGGCGGAGGCATTGGTGGACACAACTGA